The following are encoded in a window of Kogia breviceps isolate mKogBre1 chromosome 10, mKogBre1 haplotype 1, whole genome shotgun sequence genomic DNA:
- the SFTA2 gene encoding LOW QUALITY PROTEIN: surfactant-associated protein 2 (The sequence of the model RefSeq protein was modified relative to this genomic sequence to represent the inferred CDS: substituted 1 base at 1 genomic stop codon) — MGAGLSLFILLTLLARSQGTGSEMTLQLKMKDSFLANYSYESSFLGLLXKLCSLLHLPSGTNVNLHHAGSPHHVTCKV; from the exons ATGGGGGCTGggctgtccctcttcatcctcctGACCCTCCTCGCCAGGTCACAGGGAACAG GGTCAGAAATGACTTTGCAACTGAAGATGAAGGACTCCTTTCTGGCAAATTACTCCTATGAATCCAGCTTTCTGGGACTGCTCTAGAAG ctctgctccctcctccacctcccatcAGGGACCAATGTCAACCTGCATCATGCAGGATCCCCACACCACGTCACCTGTAAAGTCTGA
- the VARS2 gene encoding valine--tRNA ligase, mitochondrial isoform X1: protein MPHLPLASFRPPLWGLRPSRGLPRSHPLSSQSEPNGSAISQRNREAKQKRLRQKQAALEAGITQKSKSPAESSKAWTPKEIVLYEIPTEHGEKKDVSRPLPPAYSPQYVEASWYPWWVREGFFKPEYQARLPQATRETFSMCIPPPNVTGSLHIGHALTVAIQDALVRWHRMRGDQVLWVPGSDHAGIATQAVVEKQLWKERGVRRHELSREDFLREVWKWKEEKGGEICEQLRVLGASLDWDRECFTMDAGSSVAVTEAFVRLYKAGLLYRNRQLVNWSCALRSAISDIEVESRPLPGCTELRLPDSPTPVSFGLLFSVAFPVDGESDAEVVVGTTRPETLPGDVAVAVHPDDSRYTHLHGRQLCHPLTGQLLPLITDCAVQPHLGTGAVKVTPAHSPADAELGARHGLSPLSVIAEDGTMTSLCGDWLQGLHRFVAREKILSALRERGLFRGFQDHPMVLPICSRSGDVVEYLPKSQWFVRCREMGDRAAKAVESGALELSPSFHQKNWQHWFSHTGDWCVSRQLWWGHQIPAYLVVEEHTQGDTKDCWVVGRTEAEAREVAAEMTGRPGAELTLERDPDVLDTWFSSALFPFSALGWPQETPDLARFYPLSLLETGSDLLLFWVGRMVMLGTQLTGQLPFSKVLLHSMVRDRQGRKMSKSLGNVLDPRDIISGVELQVLQEKLRDGNLDPAELVIAASAQRKDFPHGIPECGTDALRFALCSHGALGGDLHLSVSEVLSFRHFCNKIWNALRFILNALGEKFIPQPAEELSPASPMDAWILSCLARTARDCERGFLTRELALVTHALHHFWLHNLCDVYLETVKPVLLHLPHPPGPLQVLFSCADVGLRLLAPLMPFLAEELWQRLPPRPGGAPAPSICVAPYPSARSLERWHQPELERHFSRVQEAVQALRALRATYQLTKARPRVLLQSSEPGEQGLFEAFLEPLRTLGHCGAVGLLPPAAAAPSGWAQAALSDTVQVYMELQGLVDPQTHLPRLAARRHKLQKQLDGLIARTPSEGEGETQRQQRLSSLQLELSKLDKAASHLQHLMDVSPSPGEL, encoded by the exons ATGCCTCATTTGCCTCTGGCCTCTTTTCGACCACCACTCTGGGGGTTGAGGCCCTCAAGGGGACTCCCCAGGTCCCATCCCCTTTCCAGCCAGTCAGAGCCCAATGGATCAGCCATCTCCCAGAGGAACCGTGAAGCCAAACAGAAGCGCCTGCGACAGAAGCAGGCGGCGCTGGAGGCTGGAATCACCCAGAAGAGCAAG TCACCTGCAGAATCCAGTAAGGCCTGGACCCCTAAGGAGATAGTGTTGTATGAAATCCCCACGGAACATGGTGAAAAGAAAG ATGTCTCCCGGCCCCTGCCTCCTGCATACAGTCCCCAATATGTTGAGGCTTCCTGGTACCCTTGGTGGGTGCGAGAGGGCTTCTTCAAACCAGAATATCAG gccaggctgccccaggccacacGGGAGACCTTTTCCATGTGTATTCCACCCCCCAATGTCACGGGCTCCCTGCATATTGGGCATGCGCTGACCGTAGCCATACAGGACGCCCTTGTGCGCTG GCACCGGATGCGTGGGGATCAGGTGCTGTGGGTCCCTGGATCAGATCATGCAGGGATTGCTACTCAA GCTGTGGTGGAGAAACAGCTGTGGAAGGAGCGAGGAGTGAGGAGACACGAGCTGAGCCGGGAAGACTTCCTTAGGGAGGTGTGGAAGTGGAAGGAGGA GAAAGGTGGAGAGATATGTGAGCAGCTCCGAGTGCTGGGGGCCTCCCTGGACTGGGACCGAGAGTGTTTTACTATGGATGCC GGCTCCTCAGTGGCTGTGACAGAAGCTTTCGTGCGGCTCTACAAGGCTGGGTTGTTGTACCGGAACCGGCAGCTTGTCAACTGGTCATGCGCTTTACGCTCTGCCATCTCGGATATTGAG GTGGAGAGCCGGCCCCTCCCTGGCTGCACGGAGCTTCGGTTGCCTGACTCCCCCACCCCTGTGTCTTTTGGCCTCCTCTTTTCCGTGGCCTTCCCCGTGGATGGAGAGTCTG ATGCAGAGGTCGTGGTAGGAACCACGAGGCCAGAGACGTTGCCTGGAGACGTGGCTGTGGCCGTCCATCCCGATGACTCCCGATACACA cATCTACATGGACGACAACTTTGTCATCCCTTGACGGGGCAGCTTCTCCCCCTTATCACAGACTGTGCTGTTCAGCCACACCTGGGCACAG GGGCAGTGAAGGTGACTCCAGCTCACAGCCCTGCTGATGCTGAGCTGGGGGCCCGACACGGCTTGAGCCCCCTGAGTGTCATTGCGGAGGATGGGACGATGACCTCCCTCTGCGGGGACTGGCTGCAG GGTCTTCACCGATTTGTGGCCCGGGAAAAGATTCTGTCAGCACTGAGGGAACGGGGCCTGTTCCGGGGATTCCAGGACCACCCTATGGTGCTGCCCATTTGCAG CCGTTCCGGGGATGTGGTAGAATACCTACCGAAGAGCCAGTGGTTTGTCCGCTGCCGGGAAATGGGGGACAGAGCTGCCAAG GCTGTGGAGTCAGGGGCCCTGGAGCTCAGTCCCTCCTTCCACCAGAAGAACTGGCAGCACTGGTTTTCCCACACTGG GGACTGGTGTGTCTCCCGGCAGCTGTGGTGGGGTCATCAGATTCCAGCCTACCTGGTTGTAGAGGAGCACACACAG GGCGACACGAAGGACTGTTGGGTGGTCGGGCGGACAGAGGCTGAGGCCAGAGAAGTAGCTGCAGAAATGACAGGGAGACCAGGGGCGGAGCTGACCCTGGAGAGGG ACCCCGATGTCCTGGATACCTGGTTCTCCTCGgctcttttccccttttctgcCCTGGGCTGGCCCCAAGAG ACCCCAGACCTGGCTCGTTTCTACCCCCTGTCACTTTTGGAAACGGGCAGTGACCTCTTGCTGTTCTGGGTGGGCCGCATGGTCATGTTGGGGACCCAGCTCACAGGGCAGCTCCCCTTCAGCAAG GTGTTGCTGCACTCCATGGTTCGGGACAGGCAGGGCCGGAAGATGAGCAAATCGCTGGGGAATGTGCTGGACCCACGGGACATCATCAGTGGGGTGGAGCTGCAG GTGCTGCAGGAGAAGCTGAGGGATGGGAACTTGGACCCCGCAGAGCTGGTGATCGCGGCCTCAGCACAG agaaaggacTTCCCTCATGGGATCCCCGAGTGTGGGACAGATGCCCTGAGATTCGCCCTGTGCTCCCATGGGGCCCTGG GGGGCGACTTGCACCTGTCTGTCTCTGAGGTCCTGAGCTTCAGACATTTCTGCAATAAGATCTGGAATGCCCTGCGCTTTATCCTGAATGCTCTTGGGGAGAAATTCATACCCCAGCCTGCAGAGGAg CTGTCCCCTGCCTCCCCCATGGACGCCTGGATCCTCAGCTGCCTGGCCCGCACTGCCCGGGACTGCGAGCGGGGCTTCCTCACCCGCGAGCTCGCGCTCGTCACCCACGCCCTGCACCACTTCTGGCTTCACAATCTCTGTGACGTCTACTTG GAGACTGTGAAGCCTGTGCTGTTGCACttgccccaccccccggggcctCTTCAGGTCCTGTTCTCCTGTGCTGACGTTGGTCTCCGCCTTCTCGCCCCGCTGATGCCCTTCCTGGCTGAAGAGCTCTGGCAGAGGCTGCCCCCCAGGCCTGGTggtgcccctgcccccagcatctGTGTTGCCCCCTACCCCAGTGCCCGCAGCTTG GAGCGCTGGCACCAGCCCGAGCTGGAGCGGCACTTCTCCCGGGTCCAGGAGGCTGTGCAGGCGTTGAGGGCTCTCCGCGCCACGTACCAGCTCACCAAGGCCCGGCCCCGAG TGCTGCTGCAGAGCTCAGAGCCAGGAGAGCAGGGCCTCTTTGAGGCCTTCCTGGAGCCCCTGCGCACCCTGGGCCACTGTGGGGCCGTGGGCCTTCTACCCCCAGCTGCAGCAGCTCCCTCGGGCTGGGCCCAGGCCGCTCTCAGTGACACCGTTCAGGTCTACATGGAGCTGCAG GGCCTGGTAGACCCCCAGACCCACCTACCTCGGCTTGCTGCCCGAAGACACAAGTTGCAGAAGCAGCTTGATGGCCTCATAGCCCGGACCCCatcagagggagagggagagactcAGAGGCAGCAGAGG CTTTCTTCCCTCCAGTTGGAACTGTCAAAACTGGACAAGGCGGCCTCTCACCTCCAGCACTTGATGGATGTGTCTCCCAGCCCTGGGGAGCTTTGA
- the VARS2 gene encoding valine--tRNA ligase, mitochondrial isoform X2, translated as MKSPRNMVKRKMSPGPCLLHTVPNMLRLPGTLGGCERASSNQNIRHRMRGDQVLWVPGSDHAGIATQAVVEKQLWKERGVRRHELSREDFLREVWKWKEEKGGEICEQLRVLGASLDWDRECFTMDAGSSVAVTEAFVRLYKAGLLYRNRQLVNWSCALRSAISDIEVESRPLPGCTELRLPDSPTPVSFGLLFSVAFPVDGESDAEVVVGTTRPETLPGDVAVAVHPDDSRYTHLHGRQLCHPLTGQLLPLITDCAVQPHLGTGAVKVTPAHSPADAELGARHGLSPLSVIAEDGTMTSLCGDWLQGLHRFVAREKILSALRERGLFRGFQDHPMVLPICSRSGDVVEYLPKSQWFVRCREMGDRAAKAVESGALELSPSFHQKNWQHWFSHTGDWCVSRQLWWGHQIPAYLVVEEHTQGDTKDCWVVGRTEAEAREVAAEMTGRPGAELTLERDPDVLDTWFSSALFPFSALGWPQETPDLARFYPLSLLETGSDLLLFWVGRMVMLGTQLTGQLPFSKVLLHSMVRDRQGRKMSKSLGNVLDPRDIISGVELQVLQEKLRDGNLDPAELVIAASAQRKDFPHGIPECGTDALRFALCSHGALGGDLHLSVSEVLSFRHFCNKIWNALRFILNALGEKFIPQPAEELSPASPMDAWILSCLARTARDCERGFLTRELALVTHALHHFWLHNLCDVYLETVKPVLLHLPHPPGPLQVLFSCADVGLRLLAPLMPFLAEELWQRLPPRPGGAPAPSICVAPYPSARSLERWHQPELERHFSRVQEAVQALRALRATYQLTKARPRVLLQSSEPGEQGLFEAFLEPLRTLGHCGAVGLLPPAAAAPSGWAQAALSDTVQVYMELQGLVDPQTHLPRLAARRHKLQKQLDGLIARTPSEGEGETQRQQRLSSLQLELSKLDKAASHLQHLMDVSPSPGEL; from the exons ATGAAATCCCCACGGAACATGGTGAAAAGAAAG ATGTCTCCCGGCCCCTGCCTCCTGCATACAGTCCCCAATATGTTGAGGCTTCCTGGTACCCTTGGTGGGTGCGAGAGGGCTTCTTCAAACCAGAATATCAG GCACCGGATGCGTGGGGATCAGGTGCTGTGGGTCCCTGGATCAGATCATGCAGGGATTGCTACTCAA GCTGTGGTGGAGAAACAGCTGTGGAAGGAGCGAGGAGTGAGGAGACACGAGCTGAGCCGGGAAGACTTCCTTAGGGAGGTGTGGAAGTGGAAGGAGGA GAAAGGTGGAGAGATATGTGAGCAGCTCCGAGTGCTGGGGGCCTCCCTGGACTGGGACCGAGAGTGTTTTACTATGGATGCC GGCTCCTCAGTGGCTGTGACAGAAGCTTTCGTGCGGCTCTACAAGGCTGGGTTGTTGTACCGGAACCGGCAGCTTGTCAACTGGTCATGCGCTTTACGCTCTGCCATCTCGGATATTGAG GTGGAGAGCCGGCCCCTCCCTGGCTGCACGGAGCTTCGGTTGCCTGACTCCCCCACCCCTGTGTCTTTTGGCCTCCTCTTTTCCGTGGCCTTCCCCGTGGATGGAGAGTCTG ATGCAGAGGTCGTGGTAGGAACCACGAGGCCAGAGACGTTGCCTGGAGACGTGGCTGTGGCCGTCCATCCCGATGACTCCCGATACACA cATCTACATGGACGACAACTTTGTCATCCCTTGACGGGGCAGCTTCTCCCCCTTATCACAGACTGTGCTGTTCAGCCACACCTGGGCACAG GGGCAGTGAAGGTGACTCCAGCTCACAGCCCTGCTGATGCTGAGCTGGGGGCCCGACACGGCTTGAGCCCCCTGAGTGTCATTGCGGAGGATGGGACGATGACCTCCCTCTGCGGGGACTGGCTGCAG GGTCTTCACCGATTTGTGGCCCGGGAAAAGATTCTGTCAGCACTGAGGGAACGGGGCCTGTTCCGGGGATTCCAGGACCACCCTATGGTGCTGCCCATTTGCAG CCGTTCCGGGGATGTGGTAGAATACCTACCGAAGAGCCAGTGGTTTGTCCGCTGCCGGGAAATGGGGGACAGAGCTGCCAAG GCTGTGGAGTCAGGGGCCCTGGAGCTCAGTCCCTCCTTCCACCAGAAGAACTGGCAGCACTGGTTTTCCCACACTGG GGACTGGTGTGTCTCCCGGCAGCTGTGGTGGGGTCATCAGATTCCAGCCTACCTGGTTGTAGAGGAGCACACACAG GGCGACACGAAGGACTGTTGGGTGGTCGGGCGGACAGAGGCTGAGGCCAGAGAAGTAGCTGCAGAAATGACAGGGAGACCAGGGGCGGAGCTGACCCTGGAGAGGG ACCCCGATGTCCTGGATACCTGGTTCTCCTCGgctcttttccccttttctgcCCTGGGCTGGCCCCAAGAG ACCCCAGACCTGGCTCGTTTCTACCCCCTGTCACTTTTGGAAACGGGCAGTGACCTCTTGCTGTTCTGGGTGGGCCGCATGGTCATGTTGGGGACCCAGCTCACAGGGCAGCTCCCCTTCAGCAAG GTGTTGCTGCACTCCATGGTTCGGGACAGGCAGGGCCGGAAGATGAGCAAATCGCTGGGGAATGTGCTGGACCCACGGGACATCATCAGTGGGGTGGAGCTGCAG GTGCTGCAGGAGAAGCTGAGGGATGGGAACTTGGACCCCGCAGAGCTGGTGATCGCGGCCTCAGCACAG agaaaggacTTCCCTCATGGGATCCCCGAGTGTGGGACAGATGCCCTGAGATTCGCCCTGTGCTCCCATGGGGCCCTGG GGGGCGACTTGCACCTGTCTGTCTCTGAGGTCCTGAGCTTCAGACATTTCTGCAATAAGATCTGGAATGCCCTGCGCTTTATCCTGAATGCTCTTGGGGAGAAATTCATACCCCAGCCTGCAGAGGAg CTGTCCCCTGCCTCCCCCATGGACGCCTGGATCCTCAGCTGCCTGGCCCGCACTGCCCGGGACTGCGAGCGGGGCTTCCTCACCCGCGAGCTCGCGCTCGTCACCCACGCCCTGCACCACTTCTGGCTTCACAATCTCTGTGACGTCTACTTG GAGACTGTGAAGCCTGTGCTGTTGCACttgccccaccccccggggcctCTTCAGGTCCTGTTCTCCTGTGCTGACGTTGGTCTCCGCCTTCTCGCCCCGCTGATGCCCTTCCTGGCTGAAGAGCTCTGGCAGAGGCTGCCCCCCAGGCCTGGTggtgcccctgcccccagcatctGTGTTGCCCCCTACCCCAGTGCCCGCAGCTTG GAGCGCTGGCACCAGCCCGAGCTGGAGCGGCACTTCTCCCGGGTCCAGGAGGCTGTGCAGGCGTTGAGGGCTCTCCGCGCCACGTACCAGCTCACCAAGGCCCGGCCCCGAG TGCTGCTGCAGAGCTCAGAGCCAGGAGAGCAGGGCCTCTTTGAGGCCTTCCTGGAGCCCCTGCGCACCCTGGGCCACTGTGGGGCCGTGGGCCTTCTACCCCCAGCTGCAGCAGCTCCCTCGGGCTGGGCCCAGGCCGCTCTCAGTGACACCGTTCAGGTCTACATGGAGCTGCAG GGCCTGGTAGACCCCCAGACCCACCTACCTCGGCTTGCTGCCCGAAGACACAAGTTGCAGAAGCAGCTTGATGGCCTCATAGCCCGGACCCCatcagagggagagggagagactcAGAGGCAGCAGAGG CTTTCTTCCCTCCAGTTGGAACTGTCAAAACTGGACAAGGCGGCCTCTCACCTCCAGCACTTGATGGATGTGTCTCCCAGCCCTGGGGAGCTTTGA
- the GTF2H4 gene encoding general transcription factor IIH subunit 4: MESTPSRGGLNRVHLQCKNLQEFLGSLSPGVLDRLYGHPATCLAVFRELPSLAKNWVMRMLFLEQPLPQAAVALWVKKEFSKAQEESTGLLSGLRIWHTQLLPGGLQGLILNPIFRQNLRIALLGGGKAWSDDTSQLGPDKHARDVPSLDKYAEERWEVVLHFMVGSPSAAVSQDLAQLLSQAGLMKSAEPGEPPCITSAGFQFLLLDTPAQLWYFMLQYLQTAQSRGMDLVEILSFLFQLSFSTLGKDYSVEGMSDSLLNFLQHLREFGLVFQRKRKSRRYYPTRLAINLSSGVSGAGGTAHQPGFIVVETNYRLYAYTESELQIALIALFSEMLYRFPNMVVAQVTRESVQQAIASGITAQQIIHFLRTRAHPVMLKQTPVLPPTITDQIRLWELERDRLRFTEGVLYNQFLSQVDFELLLAHARELGVLVFENSAKRLMVVTPAGHGDVKRFWKRQKHNS, from the exons atggagAGCACCCCTTCCAGGGGTGGACTGAATCGAGTACACCTACAATGCAAGAATCTGCAGGAATTCCTAGGGAGCCTGAGCCCTGGGGTATTGGACCGATTGTATGGGCACCCTGCCACCTGTCTGGCTGTCTTCAG GGAGCTCCCATCTTTGGCTAAGAACTGGGTGATGCGGATGCTCTTTCTGGAGCAGCCTTTGCCACAAGCTGCTGTAGCCCTGTGGGTGAAGAAGGAATTCAGCAA agctcaggaggaaagcacgGGGCTGCTGAGCGGCCTCCGTATCTGGCACACCCAGCTGCTCCCTGGTGGTCTCCAGGGCCTCATCCTCAACCCCATATTCCGCCAAAACCTCCGCATTGCCCTTCTGGGTGG GGGCAAGGCCTGGTCTGATGACACAAGTCAGCTGGGACCAGACAAGCACGCCCGGGATGTCCCCTCACTTGACAAGTATGCCGAGGAGCGATGGGAG GTGGTCCTGCACTTCATGGTGGGATCCCCCAGCGCAGCCGTCAGCCAGGACTTGGCTCAGCTCCTTAGCCAGGCTGGGCTCATGAAGAG TGCTGAACCTGGAGAGCCACCCTGCATTACCTCTGCCGGCTTCCAGTTCCTGTTGCTGGACACCCCGGCCCAGCTCTGGTACTTTATGTTGCAGTACCTGCAGACAGCGCAG AGTCGGGGCATGGACCTAGTGGagattctctcctttctcttccaaCTCAGCTTCTCTACTCTGGGCAAG GATTACTCTGTGGAAGGTATGAGTGATTCTCTGTTGAACTTCCTGCAACATCTGCGTGAGTTTGGGCTTGTTTTCCAGAGGAAG AGGAAATCTCGGCGTTACTACCCCACGCGACTGGCCATCAACCTCTCGTCGGGTGTTTCTGGGGCTGGGGGCACTGCGCATCAGCCTGGGTTCATTGTCGTGGAAACCAATTACCGGCTGTATGCCTACACGG AGTCGGAGCTGCAGATCGCCCTCATTGCCCTTTTCTCTGAGATGCTCTATCGCTTCCCCAACATGGTGGTGGCACAGGTGACCCGGGAGAGTGTGCAGCAGGCCATTGCTAGTGGCATCACAGCCCAACAG ATCATCCATTTCCTAAGGACAAGGGCCCACCCAGTGATGCTTAAACAG ACACCTGTGCTCCCCCCCACCATCACGGACCAGATTCGGCTGTGGGAGCTGGAAAGGGACAGACTCCGGTTCACCGAAG GCGTCCTGTATAACCAGTTCCTGTCGCAAGTGGACTTTGAGCTGCTGCTGGCCCACGCTCGGGAGCTGGGCGTTCTGGTGTTCGAGAACTCGGCCAAGCGGCTCATGGTGGTGACCCCGGCCGGGCACGGCGACGTCAAGCGCTTCTGGAAGCGGCAGAAGCACAACTCCTGA